In the genome of Gordonia rubripertincta, one region contains:
- a CDS encoding ATP-binding protein, which translates to MTEHTGTRALEEITSDDTLEHVHALLADLLRACPVDVMDAMQFELALAEIGANIIEHARDGSTVHLRLEVEVTADRIEARYRDDGHPARVDLDAVSLPEDVAERGRGLAIAVKVLDELSYRRADGRNHWRLVRNRTA; encoded by the coding sequence ATGACCGAGCACACGGGGACACGCGCTCTCGAGGAGATCACGTCCGACGACACCCTCGAGCACGTCCACGCGCTGCTCGCGGATCTGTTGCGTGCCTGTCCCGTCGACGTCATGGACGCCATGCAGTTCGAGCTCGCCCTGGCCGAGATCGGCGCGAACATCATCGAGCACGCCCGGGACGGGAGCACCGTGCACCTCCGCCTCGAGGTCGAGGTGACAGCGGACCGGATCGAGGCACGCTACCGCGATGACGGTCATCCGGCGCGCGTCGACCTCGACGCGGTGAGCCTGCCCGAAGATGTCGCCGAACGGGGACGCGGACTGGCCATCGCCGTCAAGGTCCTCGACGAGTTGTCCTACCGGCGCGCCGACGGGCGAAACCACTGGCGACTGGTCCGCAACCGGACGGCGTGA
- a CDS encoding single-stranded DNA-binding protein, translated as MFETYTTVIGTVVSEPRRRQTTTGEDVISFRVACTSRRIDKRSGEWVDGPTLYLTVSCWRRLLAGVGLAIAKGRPVMAHGQIKTNEYPTADGSRRSDLEMTAVAVGLDLSRCIVTYRGTPSSERDIAAALPVAAAEKAETQTAA; from the coding sequence ATGTTTGAGACGTACACGACCGTCATCGGAACCGTTGTGTCCGAGCCCCGCCGGCGCCAGACCACCACCGGCGAGGACGTGATCTCGTTCCGCGTGGCCTGCACCTCGCGCCGCATCGACAAGCGCAGCGGGGAGTGGGTGGACGGCCCGACGCTGTATCTGACGGTGAGCTGCTGGCGCCGACTCCTCGCCGGCGTCGGCCTCGCCATCGCGAAGGGGCGGCCCGTCATGGCGCACGGTCAGATCAAGACCAACGAGTATCCGACGGCCGACGGCTCGCGCCGCTCCGACCTCGAGATGACCGCCGTCGCCGTGGGACTCGACCTGAGTCGCTGCATCGTCACCTACCGGGGCACGCCGTCGTCGGAGCGAGACATCGCGGCCGCCTTGCCGGTCGCCGCCGCGGAGAAGGCGGAAACCCAGACGGCTGCGTGA
- a CDS encoding PadR family transcriptional regulator has protein sequence MALEHAILVSLAERPGTGYEIGQQFDRSIGYFWSATHQQIYRTLKKLLDDGLVSVESISQDGRPDKKVYTISDSGRDALAQWAMSPTPRQSLRSDIGVKLRAAEFGDLAAIIGELKAHRDEHVAQLKLFKGFQADYYPEPDTLTGRKLHQYLVLRGGIRQEEGYIEWCDEVIPALERELAGM, from the coding sequence ATGGCGCTCGAACATGCGATTCTGGTGTCGCTGGCAGAGCGACCCGGCACGGGTTATGAGATCGGTCAGCAGTTCGACCGGTCCATCGGTTACTTCTGGTCGGCCACCCACCAGCAGATCTACCGGACGCTCAAGAAGCTCCTCGACGACGGACTGGTCAGCGTCGAGTCGATCAGCCAGGACGGTCGCCCGGACAAGAAGGTCTACACGATCTCCGACTCCGGTCGAGATGCGTTGGCGCAGTGGGCGATGAGTCCGACCCCGCGGCAGTCGCTCCGCAGCGACATCGGTGTCAAACTGCGCGCCGCCGAGTTCGGCGATCTCGCCGCCATCATCGGCGAACTCAAGGCCCACCGCGACGAGCATGTCGCACAACTGAAGCTGTTCAAGGGGTTCCAGGCGGACTACTACCCCGAACCCGACACCCTGACCGGCCGCAAGCTCCACCAGTACCTCGTGCTGCGCGGTGGCATCCGGCAGGAGGAGGGTTACATCGAGTGGTGCGACGAGGTCATCCCCGCACTCGAACGCGAACTCGCCGGTATGTGA
- a CDS encoding PP2C family protein-serine/threonine phosphatase, translating to MTGVEADSPGQVAVDETHARIDPDVEEARLRSMQQLNLLDSEPEDRFAQITRMAKAVFGVPMSTVSLLDRDRQWFKAVDGIELQNQPREQTVCQVTVARAYTRPADPALVIEDVSTIPFFAEIPQISGEGGIRFYAGYPLYGPGGHPVGTFCVYDTRPRQLTADQLAAFRELAAWAQREIENSDDLERAAKVQRQLLPPPLGIVPGYSIETMCLPAFAVGGDFYDHYPCNDGLVFTVADVMGKGLGAAILTATVRSAMRAATRAFDATCGESADHDLGEVVGTVAGQLAEDFAGTETFATLFHARLRTRDGHVDYVDGGHGLATVRRADGHCTVLRGSGLPIGILPEDTWRSAAVDLGPGDMLVIASDGLLDLVAGGDAFELLRMLSGTSTPAAVRTKVEEMVASTPPVDDVTLVAIRRDEAG from the coding sequence GTGACGGGGGTCGAGGCGGACAGTCCGGGTCAGGTCGCGGTGGACGAGACACACGCGCGGATCGATCCCGACGTCGAAGAAGCGCGTCTGCGGTCGATGCAGCAGCTCAACCTGCTCGACTCCGAGCCCGAGGACCGGTTTGCGCAGATCACCCGCATGGCCAAGGCGGTGTTCGGTGTACCGATGTCGACGGTGTCTCTCCTCGATCGGGATCGGCAATGGTTCAAGGCGGTCGACGGCATCGAACTGCAGAACCAGCCACGCGAGCAGACCGTGTGCCAGGTGACGGTCGCGCGGGCCTACACGCGCCCTGCCGACCCGGCGCTCGTCATCGAGGACGTCTCGACGATCCCGTTCTTCGCCGAGATACCCCAGATCAGCGGGGAGGGCGGAATCCGTTTCTACGCCGGGTATCCGTTGTACGGTCCGGGCGGTCACCCGGTGGGCACCTTCTGCGTCTACGACACCCGGCCCCGGCAGCTGACCGCCGACCAGTTGGCCGCGTTCCGCGAGCTGGCGGCCTGGGCGCAACGCGAGATCGAGAACTCCGACGATCTCGAACGCGCCGCGAAGGTGCAACGTCAGTTGCTCCCCCCACCGCTCGGTATCGTGCCCGGCTACTCCATCGAGACGATGTGCCTCCCCGCGTTCGCCGTGGGCGGCGACTTCTACGACCACTACCCCTGCAACGACGGACTCGTGTTCACCGTCGCCGACGTCATGGGCAAAGGTCTGGGAGCGGCGATCCTCACCGCGACCGTGCGGTCGGCGATGCGGGCCGCCACACGGGCTTTCGACGCCACGTGCGGTGAGAGCGCAGACCACGACCTCGGCGAGGTCGTGGGCACCGTCGCCGGGCAGCTCGCCGAGGACTTCGCGGGCACCGAGACCTTCGCGACGCTGTTCCACGCCCGGCTGCGGACCCGAGACGGTCACGTCGACTACGTCGACGGTGGCCACGGCCTGGCCACCGTCCGTCGTGCCGACGGCCACTGCACCGTCCTGCGCGGTAGCGGACTCCCGATCGGCATCCTGCCGGAGGACACCTGGCGTTCGGCCGCAGTCGATCTCGGCCCCGGCGACATGCTCGTGATCGCCTCGGACGGTCTCCTCGACCTCGTCGCCGGCGGGGACGCGTTCGAACTACTCCGAATGCTCTCCGGCACAAGCACTCCTGCTGCGGTCCGAACAAAGGTCGAGGAAATGGTGGCCAGTACCCCTCCTGTCGACGACGTCACCCTCGTCGCGATCCGACGGGACGAGGCCGGATGA
- a CDS encoding uracil-xanthine permease family protein produces the protein MTEPGTRSQNLLSWKLTTNTVVAPEERLTWPKTVSIGLQHVVAMFGATFLVPVLTGFPPSTTLLFSGIGTILFLLITRNRLPSYLGSSFAIIAPVTAAVASDGASSALGGLVAVGALLVIIGLISHFAGVRWIETLMPPVVTGAIVALIGLNLAPAAKNNFVADPVLATIVLVLLVASAVLFRGLLGRLAIFLSVAFGYVLALVLDWIDSDNDYIDTSGIADAAWVGLPDFQTPTFDLGVLPLFLPVVLVLVVENIGHVKSVAMMTGKDYDDTMGRALAADGLATMLAGSGGGSATTTYAENIGVMSATKVYSTAAYWVAGAAAILLGLSPKVGAVIAAIPPGVLGGVTTALYGLVGIIGVQIWVSNKVDFSKPINQFTAAIPLIIGIADYTWQVGDLVFAGISLGSIAALVIYHSMRVIGGWRGTVVPDKS, from the coding sequence ATGACTGAACCGGGGACGAGATCCCAGAACCTGTTGTCGTGGAAGCTCACGACGAACACCGTGGTGGCACCGGAGGAACGGCTGACCTGGCCGAAGACCGTGAGCATCGGTCTCCAGCACGTGGTCGCGATGTTCGGCGCGACCTTCCTGGTGCCGGTGCTCACCGGGTTCCCGCCGTCGACGACCCTGCTCTTCTCGGGTATCGGCACCATCCTGTTCCTGCTGATCACCCGTAACCGTCTCCCCAGCTATCTGGGCTCGAGTTTCGCGATCATCGCGCCGGTCACGGCGGCGGTGGCCTCCGACGGTGCGTCGTCGGCGCTCGGCGGATTGGTCGCGGTCGGTGCGCTGCTCGTCATCATCGGCCTGATCAGCCATTTCGCCGGGGTGCGGTGGATCGAGACGCTCATGCCGCCGGTGGTGACCGGCGCGATCGTGGCACTGATCGGCCTGAACCTGGCTCCGGCCGCGAAGAACAACTTCGTCGCCGACCCCGTTCTCGCGACCATCGTGCTGGTCCTGCTCGTCGCCTCGGCGGTGCTGTTCCGAGGACTTCTCGGGCGTCTGGCGATCTTCCTCAGCGTCGCGTTCGGTTATGTGCTGGCGCTCGTCCTCGACTGGATCGACTCCGACAACGACTACATCGACACCTCCGGCATCGCCGACGCCGCGTGGGTCGGCCTGCCCGACTTCCAGACCCCGACCTTCGATCTCGGTGTGCTGCCGCTCTTCCTCCCCGTCGTCCTCGTGCTCGTGGTGGAGAACATCGGTCACGTGAAGTCGGTGGCGATGATGACCGGCAAGGACTACGACGACACCATGGGTCGCGCGCTCGCCGCCGACGGTCTCGCGACGATGCTTGCGGGCAGCGGCGGCGGTTCGGCGACGACGACCTACGCCGAGAACATCGGCGTGATGTCGGCGACCAAGGTCTACTCGACCGCGGCCTACTGGGTCGCCGGTGCGGCAGCGATCCTGCTCGGCCTGTCGCCCAAGGTCGGTGCGGTGATCGCCGCGATCCCGCCGGGCGTCCTCGGTGGCGTCACCACTGCCCTCTACGGCCTCGTCGGCATCATCGGCGTGCAGATCTGGGTCAGCAACAAGGTCGACTTCTCGAAGCCGATCAACCAGTTCACCGCGGCGATCCCGCTCATCATCGGCATCGCCGATTACACCTGGCAGGTCGGCGATCTCGTGTTCGCCGGCATCTCGCTCGGTTCGATCGCCGCTCTGGTCATCTACCACTCGATGCGGGTCATCGGCGGCTGGCGCGGAACGGTGGTTCCCGACAAGTCCTGA
- a CDS encoding STAS domain-containing protein, with the protein MTTFATRAVNGDAVAITPAGRLNMVAAPKLRDQLHELVGAGSSRIVVDLSGTDFIDSSGLGALVSGLKVARQAGGDLRIAAPTEQVVTVLELTNLNRVLRVHESADSAFGPASETVE; encoded by the coding sequence ATGACGACCTTCGCGACCCGCGCCGTGAACGGCGACGCCGTGGCGATCACCCCCGCGGGCCGGCTCAACATGGTGGCGGCCCCCAAACTGCGCGATCAGCTGCACGAGCTCGTCGGCGCCGGGTCGTCCCGGATCGTCGTCGACCTGTCCGGCACCGACTTCATCGACTCGTCCGGTCTCGGCGCGCTCGTCTCCGGGCTGAAGGTCGCACGGCAGGCGGGTGGGGATCTACGGATCGCCGCTCCCACCGAGCAGGTCGTCACCGTTCTGGAGCTGACCAATCTCAATCGGGTTCTGCGCGTGCACGAGTCCGCGGACTCCGCGTTCGGCCCCGCCTCGGAGACCGTCGAATGA
- a CDS encoding cytochrome c oxidase assembly protein, whose product MTRSSTSASPDQNRDAMNEPRGVVTAVLWASGWLAAIVAIAVTAISASTALKLTGVPDPGPLTTYGLPTLTAIGEFAAAIALGCAVFAAFFVPPQSDNVLDVGGYRAIRIAASSALVWSVCALLLMPLSASEVSGSPLSEAIKPANLINAYGQVAEVRTWFWTAVFALVAAIIARTILKWGPTVAVIAFTIFSLMPSALAGHSSSGGNHDIATNSLILHLIGATLWLGGLAAVVVYALASGRWRGLAVRRFSRVAFWCIIVVGLSGVVNAAVRVPFDQLFSDTYGQLVIAKVAALIVLGALGAWHRRVTIAQLDSAERPSLFVRFGLVELAVFAATFGLAVGLSRTPPPALDTANVSSVENAIGYDIDGPPTFVRFFTDWRFDLIFGLAAIVLAVVYIRGVVRLKRRGDDWPIGRTFAWLLGCLLLLLATSSGLGRYAPAMFSVHMIAHMLMSMMIPVLLVLGGPVTLALRALPPAGRGNPPGPREWIQAGVHSGPSRVLTHPLIAAIMFVGSFYILYLGGLYESVVEYHAAHLLMNLHFLLSGYLFYWLVIGIDPAPRQVKPVAKLGIVLGSLPFHAFFGVALMMTTAVIAENYYRGLNLPWTYNLFDDQRAGGGIAWAAGEIPLVVIMLALLVQWQRSDTRQAKRYDRNAVRDHDAELENYNDMLKELNKRG is encoded by the coding sequence ATGACCCGCTCGTCGACGTCCGCCTCGCCGGATCAGAATCGCGACGCGATGAACGAACCGCGCGGCGTCGTCACCGCGGTCCTCTGGGCGTCGGGATGGCTCGCCGCGATCGTCGCCATCGCAGTCACCGCCATCTCCGCGTCCACCGCGCTCAAGCTGACCGGCGTCCCCGACCCCGGTCCGCTCACCACCTACGGCCTGCCGACCCTGACCGCGATCGGTGAGTTCGCGGCCGCGATCGCGCTCGGTTGCGCGGTGTTCGCCGCTTTCTTCGTCCCGCCGCAGTCCGACAACGTGCTCGACGTCGGCGGCTATCGCGCCATCCGGATCGCGGCGTCGTCGGCGCTGGTCTGGTCGGTGTGTGCGCTGCTGCTGATGCCGCTGTCCGCGTCGGAGGTCAGCGGGTCACCGCTGTCGGAGGCGATCAAACCGGCCAACCTGATCAACGCCTACGGCCAGGTCGCCGAGGTGCGCACCTGGTTCTGGACGGCGGTGTTCGCGCTGGTCGCGGCGATCATCGCGCGGACCATCCTCAAATGGGGGCCGACGGTCGCGGTCATCGCGTTCACGATCTTCAGCCTGATGCCGTCGGCGCTGGCCGGACACTCCTCGTCAGGCGGCAACCACGACATCGCCACCAACAGCCTCATCCTGCACCTGATCGGCGCGACGCTGTGGCTCGGCGGTCTCGCCGCGGTGGTCGTCTACGCGCTGGCGTCCGGGCGGTGGCGGGGACTGGCGGTCCGGCGCTTCTCGCGCGTCGCCTTCTGGTGCATCATCGTCGTCGGCCTCAGCGGGGTGGTGAACGCCGCCGTCCGCGTGCCTTTCGATCAGCTCTTCTCCGACACCTACGGGCAGCTCGTCATCGCCAAGGTCGCGGCGCTCATCGTCCTCGGCGCGCTCGGCGCGTGGCACCGCCGTGTGACCATCGCCCAGCTCGATTCGGCTGAGCGGCCGTCGCTGTTCGTACGCTTCGGACTCGTGGAGCTGGCCGTCTTCGCGGCCACCTTCGGTCTCGCGGTCGGCCTGAGCCGGACCCCGCCGCCGGCCCTCGACACTGCGAACGTCTCCTCGGTCGAGAACGCCATCGGCTACGACATCGACGGCCCGCCGACCTTCGTCCGGTTCTTCACCGACTGGCGTTTCGACCTCATCTTCGGTCTCGCCGCGATCGTCCTGGCGGTCGTGTACATCCGCGGCGTCGTGCGGCTCAAGCGACGCGGCGACGACTGGCCGATCGGCCGCACCTTCGCGTGGCTTCTCGGATGTCTGTTGCTGCTCCTGGCGACGTCGTCGGGCCTCGGGCGGTACGCCCCCGCGATGTTCAGCGTCCACATGATCGCCCACATGCTGATGTCGATGATGATCCCGGTCCTGCTGGTGCTGGGCGGTCCGGTGACGCTGGCTCTGCGCGCACTCCCGCCTGCCGGCCGTGGCAACCCACCCGGACCCCGCGAGTGGATTCAGGCCGGCGTGCACTCGGGGCCGTCGCGCGTCCTGACGCACCCGCTGATCGCGGCCATCATGTTCGTCGGCAGCTTCTACATCCTCTACCTCGGCGGGCTGTACGAGTCGGTGGTCGAGTACCACGCCGCTCACCTGCTGATGAACCTGCACTTCCTGCTCAGCGGCTACCTGTTCTACTGGCTCGTCATCGGCATCGACCCCGCACCACGACAGGTCAAACCGGTCGCCAAGCTCGGCATCGTCCTCGGCTCGCTGCCGTTCCACGCCTTCTTCGGTGTGGCGCTGATGATGACCACGGCCGTCATCGCCGAGAACTACTACCGCGGACTCAATCTGCCGTGGACTTACAACCTGTTCGACGACCAGCGCGCCGGCGGCGGAATCGCCTGGGCGGCCGGCGAGATCCCGCTCGTCGTCATCATGCTGGCCCTGCTGGTCCAATGGCAGCGCAGCGACACCCGGCAGGCGAAACGCTACGACCGCAACGCGGTCCGCGACCACGACGCCGAACTCGAGAACTACAACGACATGCTCAAGGAACTCAACAAACGCGGCTGA
- a CDS encoding glycosyltransferase family 2 protein, whose translation MSESIEEAALARTAPSPWLRLLIVTAAVLGLNYIVWRWLASVNWEAWWIAVPLVVAETYSLIDSLLFGLTMWKLQHRPDPPPPPAGATVDVFITTYNEPVDLVMKTALAAKAITYPHTTWILDDGDRAELAEAAHEVGIGYLTRSSNWLDKPRHAKAGNLNNALMQTEGEFILILDADQVPEPQILDRTLGYFHDEKMALVQTPQYFVNVPPSDPLGSQAPLFYGPIQQGKDGWNAAFFCGSNAVLRREALMQLGITQYVTAVEDGVDRALRTARTVLRKTRRRVRDNAPALAALDRVAAAVKEARAQLKNREPLADITYRFQARVDEAARGLVDADVEAMRADLEAIEALTEFGEQETGAGSLDFDALAVLAEREWSPLGAIESIRALVAAVDVGRSDEAQPMLPLATISVTEDMATCMRLHALGWNSAYHHENLAYGLAPEDLKTMLTQRLRWAQGTIQVMLRENPLVQKGLTVAQRLMYWATMWSYLAGFAAIAYIAAPVVYLVLGVLPVQAYSWDFFLRLIPFLVINQVLFLVVARGTPTWRGQQYSLALFPVWIRACTTAFRNVYLNRPLGFAVTPKTKQSQDALPWHLVRPQLAAMVLLVVASLIGIVQLWRGAISVLGVGVNLFWVLFDLVILSVVIMAVRYRGHDETTAVETTTDGTTANDSSAGSSTDERQ comes from the coding sequence ATGAGCGAGAGCATCGAGGAGGCCGCCCTCGCAAGGACCGCCCCGTCGCCGTGGTTGCGGCTGCTCATCGTCACGGCCGCCGTGCTCGGCCTCAACTACATCGTGTGGCGCTGGCTGGCATCGGTGAACTGGGAGGCGTGGTGGATCGCCGTCCCGCTGGTCGTCGCCGAGACCTACAGCCTCATCGACTCGCTGCTGTTCGGGCTCACCATGTGGAAGCTGCAGCACCGGCCCGACCCTCCGCCGCCGCCCGCGGGCGCGACGGTCGACGTCTTCATCACCACCTACAACGAGCCGGTCGACCTCGTGATGAAGACCGCTCTCGCCGCCAAGGCCATCACCTACCCGCACACCACCTGGATTCTCGACGACGGTGACCGCGCCGAACTCGCGGAGGCCGCGCACGAGGTCGGCATCGGTTACCTCACCCGGTCGTCGAACTGGCTGGACAAACCACGACATGCGAAGGCGGGCAATCTGAACAACGCGCTCATGCAGACCGAGGGTGAGTTCATCCTCATCCTCGACGCCGATCAGGTCCCCGAACCGCAGATCCTCGACCGCACGCTCGGCTACTTCCACGACGAGAAGATGGCCCTGGTCCAGACGCCGCAGTACTTCGTCAACGTACCGCCGTCGGACCCGCTGGGATCGCAGGCACCGCTCTTCTACGGACCGATCCAGCAGGGAAAAGACGGTTGGAACGCGGCCTTCTTCTGCGGCTCCAACGCCGTGCTGCGGCGGGAAGCGTTGATGCAGCTCGGGATCACGCAATACGTCACCGCCGTCGAGGACGGCGTCGACCGTGCCCTGCGCACCGCACGGACCGTGCTCCGCAAGACCAGACGCCGCGTCCGCGACAACGCTCCGGCACTCGCCGCGCTCGACCGGGTGGCTGCCGCGGTCAAGGAGGCGCGGGCACAGCTGAAGAACCGGGAACCGCTGGCCGACATCACCTACCGATTCCAGGCTCGGGTCGACGAGGCCGCCCGCGGACTCGTCGACGCCGACGTCGAGGCGATGCGTGCCGACCTCGAGGCGATCGAGGCCCTCACCGAGTTCGGCGAACAGGAAACCGGTGCCGGATCGCTCGACTTCGACGCTCTGGCGGTTCTGGCCGAGCGCGAATGGTCCCCGCTCGGCGCCATCGAATCGATCCGTGCCCTCGTCGCCGCGGTCGACGTCGGCAGATCCGATGAGGCGCAACCGATGTTGCCCCTCGCGACGATCTCGGTCACCGAGGACATGGCCACCTGTATGCGGCTGCATGCCCTGGGATGGAACTCCGCCTACCATCATGAGAACCTCGCCTACGGACTGGCTCCCGAGGACCTGAAAACGATGCTCACCCAACGCCTTCGGTGGGCTCAGGGCACCATCCAGGTGATGCTGCGAGAGAACCCGCTGGTCCAGAAGGGGCTGACCGTCGCCCAGCGACTCATGTACTGGGCGACGATGTGGAGCTACCTGGCCGGCTTCGCGGCGATCGCCTACATCGCCGCCCCGGTGGTGTACCTCGTACTGGGAGTTCTCCCCGTCCAGGCCTACAGCTGGGACTTCTTCCTCCGCCTCATCCCGTTCCTGGTGATTAACCAGGTGCTGTTCCTCGTGGTGGCCAGAGGCACCCCGACCTGGCGCGGGCAGCAGTACAGTCTCGCGCTGTTCCCGGTCTGGATCCGGGCCTGCACCACGGCGTTCCGCAACGTCTACCTGAACCGACCTCTGGGATTCGCGGTCACGCCGAAGACGAAACAGTCCCAGGACGCGTTGCCGTGGCATCTCGTCCGGCCTCAGCTCGCGGCGATGGTCCTCCTCGTCGTGGCGTCGCTGATCGGCATCGTGCAGTTGTGGCGGGGCGCTATCTCCGTTCTGGGCGTGGGGGTCAACCTGTTCTGGGTACTGTTCGATCTGGTGATCCTCAGCGTCGTCATCATGGCGGTCCGCTACCGCGGTCACGACGAGACCACCGCGGTCGAAACCACCACTGACGGCACCACCGCGAACGACTCCTCCGCCGGCAGCTCCACAGACGAAAGGCAATGA
- a CDS encoding chorismate mutase, with amino-acid sequence MRMRVFLVGLIAATAMLVAPPLSTAAPAPALTGLTDAIAGRLALADTVAASKWASGAPIDDPAREQVVLGTVSQLALARNLDPAYVRNVFRDQIEASKTVQRGLFARWGLPGQTAPPATPDLGPVRAAINEFNVAIVDELADSRDVVTTLSCPPELAVASSQSATAARFDPLHVAALVQAGASVCAVSTGSS; translated from the coding sequence ATGCGAATGCGAGTGTTCCTGGTGGGTCTGATCGCGGCGACCGCGATGCTGGTCGCGCCACCCCTGTCCACGGCGGCCCCGGCCCCTGCCTTGACGGGCCTGACCGACGCGATCGCCGGTCGCCTCGCACTGGCCGACACGGTGGCCGCGTCGAAGTGGGCATCCGGTGCACCCATCGACGATCCCGCGCGTGAACAGGTCGTTCTCGGCACCGTGTCGCAGCTGGCTCTCGCCCGAAACCTCGACCCCGCCTACGTACGCAACGTGTTCCGCGATCAGATCGAGGCGAGCAAGACGGTGCAGCGTGGGCTGTTCGCGCGGTGGGGGTTGCCCGGGCAGACCGCTCCGCCCGCGACACCGGATCTCGGCCCGGTCCGCGCAGCGATCAACGAGTTCAACGTGGCGATCGTCGACGAACTCGCGGACTCCCGCGACGTCGTAACGACTTTGAGCTGCCCGCCGGAGCTGGCCGTGGCGAGTTCTCAGTCCGCTACAGCTGCCCGTTTCGACCCGCTGCACGTCGCCGCCCTGGTCCAGGCCGGTGCATCCGTCTGCGCGGTCTCGACGGGATCGAGTTGA
- a CDS encoding glycoside hydrolase family 26 protein produces the protein MRSVGRWTVLTVVVGVIVTSMGAVGACAAEPRQCPPTISPLYGPAGSCLRFGITTPSGPLEPAEVAGVTALTGVSPTINMFFEDFTAIPPIAALNAVIGAGAEPIVTWEPWRHVGDGTYDRAAFSMSSIVAGTHDDYLYRWADELVAWGSTVYLRFAHEPNGDWYPWSPAGGTPPELYVAAWRHVHDLFASKNAVNVKWVWAPNVPISDAPLSRWYPGADYVDVLGVDGYNWGSVPGHRWTSPNDLFGPSLDQLRELAPDKPILVTEVGCAEAGGSKADWIADLVDYLDEADGVTGFVWFDHDKEADWGLTSSPEAGQAMARALEEVGLR, from the coding sequence ATGCGCTCGGTTGGTAGGTGGACGGTGCTGACGGTGGTCGTGGGCGTGATCGTCACGTCGATGGGTGCCGTCGGCGCCTGTGCGGCCGAGCCCCGGCAGTGTCCTCCGACCATCTCGCCGCTGTACGGTCCGGCAGGCTCATGTCTGCGGTTCGGCATCACGACGCCGAGCGGCCCGCTCGAGCCCGCGGAGGTCGCCGGCGTCACCGCGCTGACCGGGGTCTCTCCGACCATCAACATGTTCTTCGAGGACTTCACCGCCATCCCGCCGATCGCGGCGCTGAACGCGGTGATCGGCGCAGGGGCCGAGCCGATCGTCACCTGGGAGCCCTGGCGGCATGTCGGCGACGGCACCTACGATCGTGCCGCGTTCTCGATGTCCTCGATCGTTGCCGGAACGCACGACGACTACCTGTACCGCTGGGCCGACGAGCTCGTCGCCTGGGGTTCGACCGTATATCTGAGGTTCGCCCACGAACCCAACGGCGACTGGTACCCGTGGAGTCCCGCGGGTGGGACGCCACCCGAGCTGTACGTCGCGGCGTGGCGCCACGTCCACGACCTTTTCGCGTCGAAGAACGCGGTGAACGTGAAGTGGGTGTGGGCGCCGAATGTGCCCATCTCCGACGCTCCCCTGTCCCGCTGGTACCCCGGCGCCGACTACGTCGATGTCCTCGGCGTCGACGGCTACAACTGGGGCTCGGTACCCGGCCACCGATGGACGTCGCCGAACGACCTCTTCGGGCCCTCTCTCGACCAGCTGCGCGAACTCGCGCCCGACAAACCGATCCTCGTCACCGAGGTCGGTTGCGCCGAGGCCGGCGGTTCGAAGGCCGACTGGATCGCAGATCTCGTCGACTACCTCGACGAAGCCGACGGGGTCACGGGTTTCGTCTGGTTCGACCACGACAAGGAAGCGGACTGGGGTCTGACCAGCTCGCCGGAGGCGGGCCAGGCAATGGCACGCGCACTGGAGGAAGTGGGATTGCGGTGA
- a CDS encoding GNAT family N-acetyltransferase, producing the protein MPLPAWRTRTERADDVTRVQEINADAFPTSEEAELVDALRTDPAWIDGLSLVSVDADDHPVGFALLTRCHIDDAPALCLAPCAVATEHQRTGAGSAAIIAALDAAREMGESTVVVLGHPDYYPRFGFRRAVGHGIRLSVEVPEEALMVLSLDGTEIPAGTVRYAAPFGI; encoded by the coding sequence ATGCCGCTACCGGCCTGGCGCACGAGAACGGAACGGGCCGACGACGTCACGCGCGTCCAGGAGATCAACGCCGACGCCTTCCCGACGTCGGAGGAGGCCGAACTGGTCGACGCGCTGCGCACCGACCCGGCCTGGATCGACGGGCTGTCCCTGGTCTCGGTCGATGCCGACGATCATCCGGTCGGCTTCGCACTGCTGACGCGCTGTCACATCGACGACGCTCCGGCCCTGTGCCTCGCGCCGTGCGCGGTGGCCACCGAACACCAGCGCACCGGGGCGGGCTCGGCCGCGATCATCGCCGCGCTCGACGCGGCGCGCGAGATGGGCGAGAGCACCGTCGTCGTGCTGGGCCACCCCGACTACTACCCGCGCTTCGGTTTCCGACGAGCTGTCGGCCACGGCATCAGGCTCAGTGTCGAGGTGCCGGAGGAGGCGTTGATGGTGCTCAGCCTCGACGGGACCGAGATCCCGGCCGGGACGGTGCGCTACGCGGCGCCGTTCGGCATCTGA